One genomic segment of Pseudoalteromonas sp. GCY includes these proteins:
- a CDS encoding restriction endonuclease subunit S, with amino-acid sequence MSVESVITENLDIWTSAIKTKSASGRGSSNKLELYGIKKLRELILELAIRGRLIPQDSEDKSAQSLIDSSVKEKERLIQEKVIKKSRSKKQINDEHFYDYPKTWGKARIEDLINVINGRAYKKQEMLSEGVPILRVGNLFTSNEWYFSDLQLEPEKYIDDGDLIYAWSASFGPFIWQGGKVIYHYHIWKMDIFLNSSLDKNFSRIFLQAISERIKASGNGIAMIHMTKERMEKVIHPVPPIEEQKNIVDKVNELMTLCDQLESQTESSIDAHKTLVETLLATLTNAKDADELNESWQRISEHFDTLFTTEDSIDQLKQTILQLAVMGKLVKQDPNDEPASALLERIAEEKEQLIKDKKIKKQKALEPISEDDKPFELPKGWEWCRVWDISHTITSGSRDWAKYYSDSGAIFVTMGNLSRGSYQLM; translated from the coding sequence ATGTCTGTGGAAAGCGTTATTACCGAAAATCTTGATATTTGGACATCGGCAATTAAGACCAAATCTGCATCAGGCAGAGGTAGCTCAAATAAGCTTGAACTTTATGGCATTAAAAAACTGAGAGAGCTTATTTTAGAGCTTGCTATTAGAGGAAGGCTTATTCCTCAAGATTCTGAAGATAAGTCAGCTCAAAGTTTGATAGACAGTTCAGTGAAAGAAAAAGAGCGCTTAATTCAAGAAAAGGTAATTAAAAAGTCCCGTTCGAAGAAACAGATTAATGATGAACATTTTTATGATTACCCAAAAACTTGGGGCAAGGCCAGAATAGAAGATCTGATAAACGTAATAAATGGCCGTGCTTACAAGAAACAAGAAATGCTTTCAGAGGGCGTACCTATCCTGAGAGTAGGAAACTTATTTACTTCAAATGAGTGGTATTTTTCTGATTTACAATTAGAGCCTGAAAAGTATATCGACGATGGTGATTTGATTTACGCATGGTCAGCTTCTTTTGGGCCATTTATTTGGCAAGGTGGAAAAGTAATTTACCACTATCATATCTGGAAAATGGATATTTTTCTAAACAGTAGTTTGGATAAAAACTTCTCTCGGATATTTCTGCAAGCGATATCCGAGAGAATTAAAGCTAGTGGAAATGGAATTGCAATGATCCACATGACTAAGGAACGTATGGAAAAAGTAATTCATCCAGTTCCTCCCATTGAAGAGCAGAAAAACATTGTTGATAAAGTAAATGAACTAATGACTCTTTGCGATCAACTTGAATCTCAAACTGAATCAAGTATTGATGCGCATAAAACACTGGTTGAAACATTATTAGCGACGCTTACCAACGCCAAAGACGCTGATGAGCTAAACGAAAGCTGGCAACGCATCAGTGAACACTTCGACACCCTCTTCACCACCGAAGACAGCATCGACCAACTAAAACAAACCATCCTACAACTCGCTGTAATGGGTAAATTAGTAAAACAAGACCCCAACGACGAACCAGCATCTGCACTTTTAGAGCGAATAGCAGAAGAAAAAGAACAGCTAATCAAAGATAAGAAAATCAAGAAGCAGAAGGCTCTTGAACCGATATCTGAAGATGACAAGCCATTCGAGCTACCTAAAGGTTGGGAGTGGTGTCGAGTTTGGGATATCTCTCATACGATTACATCGGGATCAAGAGATTGGGCAAAATATTATTCCGATTCGGGTGCTATTTTTGTCACTATGGGGAACCTTTCAAGAGGTAGCTACCAACTAATGTAA
- a CDS encoding phospholipase D family protein, translating into MLKADENRVDYGEQLTPPFIDGVQYEFDAAIATTYSLDLDTLLAAPIALCFNETLEGDLRGEKLALLEAFGQLKGRLRVFYQKGNIKVPTQYNKLFTLLEPCLRAVVPSGGEHASFHSKVWLIRYKQSDGKKRANVIYRLIVLSRNLTFDRSWDIAASLDGKLTQAKVTELGTESWADFFLNLLDEQNDAELKKTFKKELPKISWSISYGRNPLLLPGGGKFNKPLDLYNSNDSMLVVSPFIKDAAGQVKALDWLATKADTKRILVSRATELNEIGQEKLKSWQCYSINDAIVDGAERAGLPEESHDLHAKLIITQRGGTSHWHLGSANATTAALGTEKKLPRNEEFMLRFTGNTAQIGPQRILDTWLSDKEGEGLIVPHEFSALQNEAESKDFDFRSVSFPIINADWQLEARYNSKTELYELTLSHNMDDESLTRILALCDIEVGQLGIAGANKCISSELHWSGVELSAISALIPVCLTSKCESDSQQKSLIIQANLHIEGGDTRDKRVLSELLDNEDKLLNYVRLLLNPYSTKEEWLDITTRAAGLSDGSGASLFESAPIYEQLMLAAARNPSALNRIQALLERLEQTEVQIPEQFLSLWQHFEQEVIYE; encoded by the coding sequence ATGCTAAAAGCAGATGAAAACCGCGTTGACTATGGTGAGCAGTTAACACCTCCCTTTATTGATGGTGTGCAATATGAGTTTGATGCCGCAATTGCGACAACATATTCACTAGATTTAGACACGTTATTAGCTGCCCCTATTGCGCTTTGTTTTAATGAAACACTTGAGGGCGATCTCCGAGGTGAGAAACTTGCTTTATTAGAAGCGTTTGGGCAATTAAAAGGACGACTTCGTGTTTTTTATCAAAAGGGCAATATTAAAGTTCCAACACAGTACAACAAGTTGTTCACACTATTGGAGCCGTGTTTAAGGGCGGTAGTGCCAAGTGGTGGAGAGCACGCTTCCTTTCACTCTAAAGTATGGTTAATTCGTTATAAGCAATCAGATGGGAAAAAGAGAGCTAATGTAATTTATCGACTTATTGTTTTATCTCGCAACCTTACCTTTGATAGAAGCTGGGATATAGCAGCTTCGCTTGATGGAAAATTAACGCAAGCTAAGGTAACGGAATTGGGCACCGAAAGCTGGGCTGATTTTTTTCTTAACCTACTTGATGAACAGAATGATGCTGAACTAAAAAAGACCTTCAAAAAAGAGCTTCCTAAAATTAGCTGGTCGATAAGCTATGGGCGTAATCCATTGTTATTACCAGGTGGCGGCAAGTTTAATAAACCACTTGATTTATACAATAGTAATGACTCAATGCTGGTTGTTTCACCGTTTATAAAAGATGCAGCTGGACAAGTGAAGGCACTTGATTGGTTGGCGACTAAAGCTGACACTAAAAGAATATTAGTCAGTCGCGCTACTGAGCTAAACGAGATTGGGCAAGAGAAGTTAAAGTCTTGGCAGTGTTACTCAATAAATGATGCCATTGTTGATGGTGCAGAAAGAGCTGGATTACCGGAGGAGTCCCATGATCTTCATGCCAAACTGATTATCACTCAACGCGGTGGCACAAGCCATTGGCATTTAGGGTCAGCAAATGCGACAACCGCTGCACTTGGTACAGAGAAAAAACTACCTAGAAATGAAGAATTCATGCTGAGGTTTACGGGTAACACAGCTCAAATCGGCCCACAACGTATTTTAGATACATGGCTAAGTGATAAAGAAGGCGAAGGCTTAATTGTGCCGCATGAGTTTTCAGCCCTACAAAATGAAGCGGAATCGAAAGATTTTGATTTCAGGTCGGTATCTTTTCCCATTATTAATGCGGATTGGCAGTTGGAAGCTCGATACAATAGTAAAACCGAACTGTATGAGTTAACTCTGTCTCATAATATGGACGATGAGTCTTTGACTCGTATTCTAGCCCTTTGCGATATTGAGGTAGGCCAGCTAGGTATTGCTGGTGCAAATAAGTGTATATCGTCTGAGCTTCATTGGTCGGGTGTTGAGTTGAGCGCTATTAGCGCGTTGATACCTGTGTGTTTGACGTCTAAATGTGAAAGTGACTCACAGCAAAAGAGCTTAATTATACAAGCAAACCTTCATATTGAGGGTGGCGATACTCGCGATAAAAGGGTTTTGTCTGAGTTGCTAGATAATGAAGATAAATTACTGAACTACGTCCGGCTATTATTAAATCCTTATAGCACTAAAGAAGAGTGGCTTGATATTACAACAAGAGCAGCTGGATTAAGTGACGGTAGCGGTGCGAGCCTGTTTGAAAGTGCACCGATATATGAACAGTTAATGTTAGCCGCAGCTCGAAACCCGTCGGCACTCAATAGAATTCAAGCTTTACTTGAGAGATTAGAACAAACAGAAGTTCAAATCCCAGAGCAATTTTTGTCACTATGGCAGCATTTTGAACAAGAGGTGATATATGAATGA
- a CDS encoding DUF6361 family protein yields MSDLGWVDFSSEDRERVRHVMAMMREPGTLDELGIGQIRDAFADLLFPGISTIQTRAKYFITVPRILRDYYEQCSANKRKAPSIESYLKDAENNVAKRLTEVHGDDETGIIGRTQIDKGGVARRPSSVYWNGLRQLGIIDTQSSLAEFCRHYGNVKTKPDSAISEFGEDDTSSLITKQIVHLPKGHSGNWQEDLTLNLSVNEARFLVNKIKNAKNLEHSVLGQLYLHGLTDEALSLNDKFVRGFTQLQAFLKKQGEVSAICKSRLEAAEAFSLAMEGAHLRYNIVLARNNEFDEKVAEYESDYHNWAEIAKKSLHEDSVDKWLDIAEIKAINPKTKTFIQEFIKQVQTGASLKEIDTLVESQAKNNKKKRSLLYKKLTHQGWVGIRRLDYRWSAARPILADIQQGLENAKSR; encoded by the coding sequence GTGAGTGATTTAGGATGGGTTGATTTTTCCTCAGAAGACAGGGAAAGGGTCAGGCACGTGATGGCGATGATGCGAGAGCCTGGAACCTTAGATGAATTAGGTATAGGACAAATTAGAGACGCTTTTGCTGACTTGCTATTTCCTGGTATTTCTACCATTCAAACCCGTGCCAAGTATTTTATTACGGTTCCACGTATTTTACGCGATTATTATGAGCAGTGCTCCGCCAATAAACGGAAAGCGCCTTCTATTGAGTCTTATTTGAAAGACGCAGAAAACAACGTAGCAAAGCGATTGACTGAAGTTCATGGTGATGACGAAACAGGCATTATTGGCCGCACCCAAATTGATAAGGGAGGCGTTGCCAGAAGACCGTCTTCTGTTTACTGGAACGGGTTACGGCAACTTGGCATTATCGACACACAAAGTTCTTTAGCTGAATTCTGCAGGCACTATGGCAATGTTAAAACTAAACCAGATTCAGCGATAAGCGAGTTTGGTGAAGATGATACCAGCAGCCTTATTACCAAGCAGATAGTTCATTTACCCAAAGGCCACTCAGGTAACTGGCAAGAAGACCTCACATTAAATTTAAGTGTCAATGAAGCTAGGTTTTTAGTTAATAAAATCAAGAATGCCAAAAATCTAGAACATAGCGTGCTTGGGCAACTTTACTTACATGGTTTAACGGATGAAGCCTTGAGTTTAAATGATAAATTTGTACGTGGGTTTACCCAGCTTCAAGCTTTTTTAAAAAAGCAGGGTGAGGTTTCTGCTATATGCAAATCAAGGCTTGAAGCCGCTGAAGCTTTCAGCTTAGCAATGGAAGGCGCTCACCTTCGATATAATATTGTGCTGGCTAGGAATAATGAGTTTGATGAAAAAGTAGCTGAGTACGAAAGTGATTATCATAATTGGGCTGAAATAGCTAAAAAGTCCTTACATGAAGACAGTGTAGATAAATGGTTAGATATCGCTGAAATTAAAGCAATCAATCCTAAGACAAAGACTTTTATTCAAGAGTTCATCAAGCAAGTACAAACAGGCGCTTCTCTCAAAGAAATAGATACTTTGGTTGAAAGTCAGGCTAAAAATAACAAAAAGAAACGCTCGTTATTATATAAAAAGCTTACTCATCAAGGTTGGGTTGGAATTCGCCGATTGGATTACAGGTGGAGCGCAGCGCGACCAATTTTAGCCGATATACAACAAGGATTAGAAAATGCTAAAAGCAGATGA
- a CDS encoding IS3 family transposase (programmed frameshift) has product MRKSKFTETQIVSMIKEAEAGIPVPEICRKHGIGQSTFYKWRSKYGGMEASDVKRLKELEEENRKLKDMFATLSLKHSMLEDIIGKKAVKTSRRRAWVEHLRAQFNVSVAFACEVAGLSRSVFYYKHKRPSDDEVIDALLALVERHPRWGLPKLFKRLRNKGKPWNKKRVERVYNMLKLNLRRKGKRRVPTRTPEPLSAPTQYNESWSMDFMSDALSYGHRFRTLNVLDDFNRQALAIEVDTSLTSERVIRTLQQIIAWRGKPKQIRVDNGPEFTSTALEDWAMKNDIKLEFIEPGSPYQNGFVERFNRSYREEVLDLYLFESLQEVREITDEWLDIYNYERPHDSLGDMTPVGYLEAA; this is encoded by the exons ATGAGAAAAAGCAAGTTCACCGAAACCCAAATTGTCAGCATGATCAAAGAAGCTGAGGCGGGTATTCCTGTTCCAGAAATCTGCCGCAAACATGGTATCGGCCAAAGTACGTTTTATAAATGGCGCTCAAAATATGGCGGGATGGAAGCTTCAGACGTTAAGCGACTTAAAGAGCTTGAAGAAGAAAACCGTAAGCTAAAAGATATGTTTGCAACGCTTAGCCTAAAGCACTCGATGCTTGAGGATATCATCG GCAAAAAAGCTGTAAAAACAAGTAGGCGCAGAGCTTGGGTAGAGCATTTAAGAGCTCAATTTAACGTCAGCGTCGCATTTGCTTGTGAAGTGGCAGGGCTAAGCCGCTCAGTTTTTTATTACAAACATAAACGGCCGTCAGATGATGAAGTTATCGACGCATTACTTGCGCTGGTAGAGCGCCATCCTAGGTGGGGGCTGCCTAAGCTATTCAAAAGGCTTCGCAATAAAGGTAAGCCGTGGAATAAAAAGCGTGTTGAACGCGTTTACAACATGCTAAAACTAAACTTGAGACGTAAGGGGAAGCGCCGTGTTCCAACAAGAACACCTGAACCATTAAGTGCACCGACACAATATAATGAATCGTGGTCAATGGACTTTATGAGTGACGCATTAAGCTATGGACATCGTTTTAGAACACTGAATGTGCTGGATGATTTCAACCGACAAGCACTGGCGATTGAGGTCGATACAAGCTTAACTTCTGAACGAGTTATTAGAACGCTACAACAAATTATTGCTTGGCGAGGAAAACCAAAGCAGATTAGAGTGGATAATGGTCCAGAATTTACTTCAACGGCACTCGAAGATTGGGCAATGAAAAATGACATCAAGTTGGAATTTATAGAGCCAGGCAGTCCTTACCAAAATGGTTTTGTGGAAAGGTTTAATCGGAGTTACCGTGAAGAAGTGCTAGATTTATACTTGTTTGAGTCACTGCAAGAAGTACGTGAAATCACTGATGAGTGGTTAGATATTTATAATTATGAGCGACCTCATGATTCACTAGGTGATATGACACCGGTTGGTTACCTTGAGGCTGCATAA